One region of Longimicrobiaceae bacterium genomic DNA includes:
- a CDS encoding VOC family protein: MTDTRSGVGIGGIGQVAVNVRDLPRAVAFYRDTLELPLLFEIPGAAFFQCGAIRLMLALPEKPELDHPASILYYRVDDVHAAFAALTGRGVRAEGDPHLIARMPDHDLWMAFLRDTEDNVFALMGEVPRA, encoded by the coding sequence ATGACGGACACCCGCAGCGGAGTCGGGATCGGCGGGATCGGCCAGGTGGCGGTCAACGTGCGCGACCTGCCCCGCGCCGTGGCGTTCTACCGCGACACGCTGGAGCTCCCGCTCCTCTTCGAGATCCCCGGCGCGGCCTTCTTCCAGTGCGGCGCCATCCGGCTGATGCTCGCCCTCCCGGAGAAGCCGGAGCTCGACCACCCCGCCTCCATCCTCTACTACCGGGTGGACGACGTCCACGCCGCCTTCGCCGCGCTCACCGGGCGCGGCGTCCGGGCCGAGGGGGATCCCCACCTGATCGCGCGCATGCCCGACCACGACCTGTGGATGGCCTTCCTGCGCGACACGGAGGACAACGTCTTCGCACTGATGGGCGAGGTGCCGCGGGCGTAA
- a CDS encoding crosslink repair DNA glycosylase YcaQ family protein, whose amino-acid sequence MADLRLSVEGARALMLAAQGLDARPRRRATKADVLETIRRMGALQIDTIHVVARSPYLVLWSRLGDYPQRWLEELLAEGALFEYWAHEACFLPTESFPLFRHRMLNAEAMRWKYSAPLMAKRDEVERLLATIRERGPVRSADFERTDGRPGGWWEWKPEKRMLESLFTAGELMIARRERFQRVYDLRQRVLPGWDDARLPPKEETDRALVLQSVRALGVAKARWVADYFRMPKRGTPLVPERLAGEGALLRVEVEGWTEPGYVHPDHRETAERAAAGEIRPRLTTVLSPFDPLVWDRARARELFGFDYRLECYTPAPKRRFGYFVLPILRRGALVGRLDPKAHRREGVFEVRALHLEPGVRVTGGLVRDLARALRECAAWHGTPEVAVRTSDPPELARRLGEALAAA is encoded by the coding sequence ATGGCTGATCTTCGGCTGAGCGTGGAGGGGGCGCGGGCGCTGATGCTGGCGGCGCAGGGGCTGGATGCGCGGCCGCGGCGCAGGGCGACGAAGGCGGACGTGCTGGAGACGATCCGGCGGATGGGGGCGCTGCAGATCGACACCATCCACGTGGTGGCGCGCAGCCCGTACCTGGTGCTCTGGAGCCGCCTGGGCGACTACCCGCAGCGCTGGCTGGAGGAGCTGCTGGCGGAGGGGGCGCTCTTCGAGTACTGGGCGCACGAGGCGTGCTTCCTCCCCACGGAGAGCTTCCCGCTCTTCCGGCACCGCATGCTGAACGCCGAGGCCATGCGCTGGAAGTACTCGGCGCCTCTCATGGCGAAGCGGGACGAGGTGGAGCGGCTGCTGGCGACCATCCGCGAGCGCGGCCCGGTGCGCTCGGCCGACTTCGAGCGGACGGACGGCAGGCCGGGCGGGTGGTGGGAGTGGAAGCCGGAGAAGCGGATGCTGGAGTCGCTCTTCACGGCGGGCGAGCTGATGATCGCCCGGCGCGAGCGATTCCAGCGGGTGTACGACCTGCGCCAGCGGGTGCTCCCCGGCTGGGACGACGCGCGCCTCCCGCCCAAGGAGGAGACGGACCGGGCCCTGGTGCTCCAGTCCGTGCGGGCGCTGGGGGTGGCGAAGGCGCGCTGGGTGGCCGACTACTTCCGCATGCCGAAGCGGGGGACGCCCCTGGTCCCGGAGCGGCTGGCCGGGGAGGGGGCGCTGCTCCGGGTGGAGGTGGAGGGGTGGACGGAGCCCGGGTACGTGCACCCGGACCACCGGGAAACGGCGGAGCGCGCCGCCGCGGGGGAGATCCGCCCGCGGCTCACCACCGTGCTCTCCCCCTTCGACCCGCTGGTGTGGGACCGGGCGCGCGCGCGCGAGCTGTTCGGGTTCGACTACCGGCTGGAGTGCTACACCCCCGCGCCGAAGCGGCGCTTCGGCTACTTCGTCCTCCCCATCCTCCGCCGCGGCGCGCTGGTGGGGCGGCTGGATCCCAAGGCGCACCGCCGGGAGGGCGTCTTCGAGGTCCGCGCCCTCCACCTGGAGCCGGGGGTCCGCGTCACCGGCGGCCTGGTGCGCGACCTGGCGCGGGCGCTGCGCGAATGCGCCGCCTGGCACGGCACGCCGGAGGTGGCCGTGCGCACCTCGGACCCGCCGGAGCTGGCGCGCCGCCTCGGCGAGGCGCTGGCCGCCGCCTGA